Proteins co-encoded in one Papaver somniferum cultivar HN1 chromosome 5, ASM357369v1, whole genome shotgun sequence genomic window:
- the LOC113278734 gene encoding bromodomain-containing protein DDB_G0278469-like, whose protein sequence is MKTNKETIKKNLVRELAIKMKNKQSKTDKGSPSAEPSLPTESASLTSKLQPPTQTKSPTPSLSPGSRRSSQRNKKLEPSAAVSSLTKCTTTPKRRLQPESAEMSSPTTKRQATRKKNVQSESAQHSQTTTTKSQSKSSEGDTEKSGVGRKNVKRKLDTSSTGPCLNVQLRDPHDTLADFQDEEEEEEEEEAVEEDNSDHVEPDVEEENDNEPIHCA, encoded by the exons ATGAAGACTAACAaggaaacaataaagaaaaatctGGTCAGGGAGTTGGCCATAAAG atgaaaaacaaacaGTCCAAAACTGATAAAGGTTCTCCATCTGCAGAACCATCCCTTCCAACTGAAAGTGCTTCACTCACTTCAAAGCTGCAACCCCCAACTCAAACCAAGTCCCCGACTCCATCTCTTTCACCTGGAAGTAGGCGATCATCACAAAGGAACAAGAAGTTAGAACCAAGTGCTGCTGTTTCTTCTCTAACTAAATGTACAACAACTCCAAAGCGTCGTCTACAACCTGAAAGTGCTGAAATGTCATCACCAACTACAAAGAGACAGGCTACTAGGAAGAAGAATGTGCAatctgaaagtgctcaacattcaCAGACCACAACTACAAAGTCCCAATCAAAAAGCTCTGAAGGAGATACTGAAAAATCTGGAGTGGGGCGAAAGAATGTAAAGCGAAAACTTGACACAAGCAGCACAGGCCCATGTCTGAATGTTCAACTTAGGGATCCACACGACACTCTCGCAGAttttcaagatgaagaagaagaggaagaggaggaggaagctgTGGAAGAGGATAACTCTGATCATGTGGAGCCTGATGTGGAAGAAGAGAACGATAATG AACCGATTCATTGTGCCTGA